A stretch of DNA from Granulicella pectinivorans:
TTGATTGTCGTGTTTGCGTGACCGGCCAGACGTGCCGCCTTCACCTTGTCGGAGATCATCTGTACCGCACGCCGCGCGCTGGCTGCCGCGCCCTCCTGCCAGCCCACCACATGGCTTGCATGGTCGCCTGCAAAGTAAATGGGGCCGTCCGGAGTTGTGATCGTGTCGTAGTCGGCTGCGGGAATCGTACCGATCCAGGAGCCCTCGTTCCACTTGATGTGCTTCCATCCGCAGAAGACCGGCTTCGTCAGTTCCGCGCCGTGGCCAGGGTGCAGCTTCTCGACCGACGCCCGCGACTTGGCAAACTTCTCTTCGAGCGTCAGCGCCGCGAACCCATCGTTCGATTCATCCATATATCCCGACACGATGATGCCAGTGTCCGACATGAGATTGGCCGATGGATACCAGATCGGGCTCGGCCCCTGCGACAGGAACGACAGTCCGCCGTAGATGTTGTACTTCTTCTCCCAGAAGCGCGGTGCTTCCCATGGGATCTTGTACGACCCGCGATACGACTTCGCGCAACGCTCGACCGTCGCTTTGTGTGCCGGATCCAGGTCTGCCTTGATCTTGTTCAGGATCGTCAGAGGCATCGCGCACACGCAGTAGTCCGCGTCGATATGGTGCGTTACGCCACCCTTCGTATAGCTCACCTTGACGCCATTGCCGCTCTTGAGAATCTCCGTCACGGGAGCGTCGTACACGACGACAGGTCCCAGTGCCTTCGCAAACGCATACGGAATCTGGGCCATGCCGCCAACCGGCTGCATCATGGTGGCCTGCCAATCCCATGCCTCTTCGTACAGAATGCCGCCCCAGAAGTTCGCATCCAGCAGCGTATGCATGGGGATCGGGTCGTTATCCACGATCATGTCCTGCGCGCCGGCACCCGGATACTGCTTGATCGCCGAGCGGTCCGAACCCTTGTATGAACCCGTCTTGTCGAGAGGCCCATAGACCTTCAGGAACTCGACCATCCTCTGCTTGTCTTCCTTGGAGAGGTCCTGGTCCAGCGCGCCACCCGCAACAGCCTTCGACAAGAGCTCGCTCACATGGCCGCGCGTATCGTTCAGCGCCTGCCTCTGCACGTATGCCTTGCCACCATTCACCTTGTCGTTCTGCAGCATCGTCGAACGCGACGTATTGACCTCGACCTCGAGTGGAACTTTGAGCTCACGACAATACCCCAGAATCGTCCCATGTACCGAAGGGAGACGCGCCGGTCCCATGTTCTGATAGAGCCCAGGGCTCCAGGTGACATTCTGCTTCGTGCCGTCGACGAACTCGACGACATCTCCACCCTTGGCGCTCCAGTTCCTTCCGCCAGGACGCGTCCGCGCTTCGAGTAGCGTCACGTTATAGCCGAGCTTCTTAAGCTCGTATGCCGTTACCAGACCGCCAATTCCGCCGCCGGCCACTACGACCTTTGTCCCCGCGCCCGCACCGGACTCAGCCCGAATCGGTTCCGCCGCCATCGCCTTCATGGGCATCAGCCCCAGAGACTGCATGGTGGCGAACGCAGCGCTGTAACCACCAGCCTGCCCTACGCGCGTCAGGAAATCGCGCCTGGTAAATGCCATAGAAACACCTCACAACCGTGGTGATACTGCGTTGACCGGTGCAGCGATTCGCCCAGATATATCAGCGCCTTCGCCGCCAGAAAAGACAGAGGAGCCCGGCATCGGATGCAACAGAAAAGCCCATACGACGGTGCCGGGAAACGGTGAGGGGAGCCGGAGCGTTCTCCAAAACGGGGAGCGTCCGCACAGCCAGAGATGAAGAGATTGTTCTTTGACAATACCGCATTTCACCCGGAATGCAGTGACCAAAATCACACCTGACGCACCACCGCGCCATGGGTCGCAGAGACGGACCTCATTCTAAAACCGCCAGAATGCACGGCAAATTGCAGAAACCATTACCAGATGGACTCATCTTCGGAGCGGCGTTTGACCGGTGCGGCGGGCACCGAGGCGGGCGTCGGTTTGCTCTCCCGCAGACGATGCTCCTGCTTCATCGTCGTCGGCAAAGCCACTTCCTGACCCACCGGAATATCCTTCAACGTGTAGGTCTGCCCAATCACCGGAGCCAGCGGAGCGGTGGCCTTTACGCGTGGCGCGGGGGGCGCGGCGCTGGCCGTAAACTGCTCCCACGTCTCCGTATTGCGCAGCGCTCGCGCCTGCTTGTAGGACGAGGGAACACCCGAAGCGGCCACCATGAAATTGACCACCTGCCTTTGCCCGCAGCGCAGACAGCGCACCGAGTAACGCATGGTCAGAATCTGCATGACATCCTGCAGACGGAACCGCGACCGGCGAAACGCCTGCGCCGGACAATACTGACACCGAATATCCAGCGCATCCCGCAACAGCGCGTGTGGAATCGCATCGCGGTTATCTGCGTGCTGCGCTCTCACCCCGGACTCAGTCAGGGCTACAGGCCGCACAGTCCGTGAATCCCGTACGGGCTGCACGGGTGGAATTGGCTGAGCGACAGGCGGGGCCGGAACGATCGGTTGCGCCGGCTGCGGCAACCGCACCTCATGCGTCGGCCCATTGCGGTTTCCCGCCGGCAAGGCCGACTTTGCCGTTTTCAAACTGATCGTCTGCAACTGCCCGCACTTCAGACACCGCGCTGGCCGACGCAGACGCAACAGCGTCAGCAAGTCCCCTGTATGCAGGCGCGAGCGCTTGAATTGGCGGCTGGCGCAAAACCGGCACGTATCCCCCGATGAGCTCTCAGGCTGCGCGGTTTCGGGAACTACCGTGTTTTCAAGCGTCTGCTGCGAATCCGGCATGGCGGTCGAGCCCTGGGTTGGCATGGTGTATCTGCAATTCTAGCTGTCCCGAGACGTATCCAGAAGATCCAATTCAGGATAAAGATCGAACAGCCCCAGAGTTGGTGCAAGCGGGACAGACGGAGTGACCGGAGCGATCGAGAGCGTACGCACCCGCGGAGCGCGAATCGTCTGCACAGGGGCGGGTGCCACCGCCGCAACCGGCCGGGACAAGAGCGCATGCAGCTCTTCCAGCTCTTTGCGCAGCTTCTCCATCCGCTTCGTGTCTCTTGCAGGAACAGAAACTCCACCCGGAGCTGACTCGATTGCCAGGGCAAGTTGCGGCGCCGCAGAGCCTCCCCGTGGCTCGACCTTCAACAACTGCCTCGCCCCGGGAATGGTGTAGCCCTCTTCGTACAGCAGCTTCTTGATCTTCAGTGCCATCTCGACATCGCGACGGCGATAGAGTCTCTGCCCCGTACCGCCCTTGTTGGGCTTCAGTTGCGGAAACTCACTCTCCCAGAAACGCAGCACGTAGGCCGGAACCTCGCACAGCTTCGCGACGTCCCCGATACGGAAATACAGCTTGTCCGGAATCTCGGAGCCTTGCGTCGCCTGACGGATTGGCTGTTTTTGCCCCATAGTCTGGAACCGCGGAGAAGGAATCGTCCGGCGGAATGTGCCCTAAGTATAGGGCAACCATGGCTGTTATTCGCGCATTTATTCCCCGACTGACCCAAGCCGGATACCCGCACCGCTGCACCCTGCATCGAATCCAGCAGGAGAAACACCATGCCCCAGAGCCCTCACGACCGTGTCGCCGAACTTCACAATCTTGCCTCGCACGCCCATGCCGCCGCAGCTACGGCTCACGGCAAGGGGGACCACCTGACCGCCCATGAGCTCACCCAGCAGGCCCACGAGCACTCCCTGAATGCTCACCGCCACAGCGAAGAACTCAGCAAAGCAAAACCAAGGGACTAACGAAGTCGCGTTCTGCGCAAAAGGACGGCCCCCGAGGATTCGGGGGCCGTTTTCACTTGGGCTCTTCGTGATGTTCAACCGGTCTTGGCGGAGGCTGCTGCCGCTGCGGGCCGGGCTGTCTCTGCGGTTGCGGAGCCGCCGCCTGCGGAGGCCGAACCTGCGGCTGTGGAGCAGCCGGGGCGGGTTGCGGCCTCACCTGCTGTTGCGCCGGAGCGGGCGTGGGCACAGGCGTCACCGGCCTCTGAGGCTGCTCCTGACGGCGGTCCTGCTGCGGCCTCTGGTCCTGCGTGGGCCGCTGCGGCTGCTGCGTGGGCGCGGCAGGAGTTCCAGGACGGATCATGCCCGGATCAGCCTGCCTCATGTTCCGTCCGCCGCCCACGGGTGCGTTGAGGTCCTGTCCATCCTGCGTCCGGCCTGGCTGCTGCTGGGGCGTCGGCCGCTGCACCGGGTTCGGAGGCAGATCCGGATTGCTGTTCCCCGGGTTCTGCGGCCTCATCCCGCCTGGAATTCTCGCCGGTGTAGGCGTCTGCAACACGCCGCCCGGAACCGGAGGCTGAGACTGACCGACGGGGCGTCCCTGCGCCGGCTGCGGCCGACTGGGCTGTTGCGTCTGACTGGGCTGCTGCGTCTGACTGGGCTGCTGCGGGGTCTGGACTGGCTGCTGCCCAAACCGCTGTCCACCCTGACCCTGAAACCGCCCCGGCCCCTGACTGGAGCCCTGCCCCTGGAAGCGTCCCTGGAAGTGCGGTCTGGCCTGCTGCTGCGGCACGGCTCTGGCAGGAGCAAGACCCTGCGCCGGCTGCGGCCTGCCTCCCATCTCCGGAGGACGCGTCATTACCTGGGCCTGCTGTATCTGCCGCGGATCCACGCGCAACTGCACGCTGCGCACCTGGCGGCCCTGCACAAACGCCTGCTGCGGCACCGCCACCATGCCCCGGTCGCGATTCACATACACATTGGTCGTGTTGTTCCCATAAACATTGGTCGTCCTGTTCACGTACACGTTTCGCACCTCAACCGTGTTGCGGTTGTAGATATTCGAGACATTGACCCGGTTCACATACCCCGGGCTGGCTCTGTACCAGGGCACAAACGGCTCGCGGGGTCCCAGCGGGAACCATGCGGCAACCCCTCCGCCGCCGCCCACCCGTACCGAGAGCGAGAACCCGCCGCCGCCCACAAACGCAACCAGTGCCGGCGAGTAGATCGGTCTTACGACCGGCGGTCCGGGGACCCAACCCCAACGACCGCCAAACTGAGCCCACCTCCCATAGTGGAACGGCGCGAAGCCCCAGGGTTCCGCCTCGACCCAGGTGTATCCCCACGGAGCGATGTAAGCCCAATGCCCATTGTGGTACGGCGACCAACCCGCATCGATCGCCCGCGGGTACCAGACCTGCCCGTAGTCGGGCGAAGGCGCCCAGTCCCCATAGGTCTGCAGATCGTCGTACCCGACCATGCCCGGATTCACATACTGATCGCGAATCTCAGCCGCGGCCGCCGCTCTCTGCTCATCCCTCTGCTGGTCGAACTGGTCGAGGGTATCCATCGGCAGCATCTGCACGAACTGCGCCTGTGCCTGTCCGTCCTGACCGGTGCTGTCGATCCGCAGTACCTGCCCGGACTCCACGACCGTATTCACGCCGTTCGAAACGGCCTGGACCCGGCCTGCATTCACCGTGACGATCGTGGTGTCCGGCCTCTGCCCAAATCCGGGATAGCTGCTGACGCGCACGTCGCCGGCCTGCAGCACGGTAAACGCCCCATTGGACGTATCGATCTCAAGCGACCCGGGCTGGCCGATCGAGTAACTCCGCACCCGCATGCTGCCCTGCGCCAGCCCCAACTGCACATAGTCCTGCGAAAAGCTCTGGAGCGTCACATCCGTAAGGCCGCCAAGCCTCAGCGCCAGGTTGTCGCTTTCCAGCTCTCCCATACCGTTCTGCCCGGTGTAGAAGCGATCTCCTACGCTCAATGTGTAGTTGATCTCCGCCGCCGCAAACGCTGCGTCCCCGTTCGGTGAGGCCGGTTGCAGCGACACGTCCCCCTGGAGGAACGAAACACGCGCGATGCGGTCGGGTGGATCTTGCGCCTGTCCCTGCTGCTGGTCTTGCGGCATCGGCTGCTGATCCTGCGCCCGTGCTACCGCCGTCGTTCCACCCATCAAAACCACCGCGACCAGCGCAAACCGATGCAAAGCAAACCCTCTAAGAACGTTCATTCCTGCCTCCGACACAAAACCCCGCGTCTTTCCCTAATAACCCTAATCGCTCCGGTTCGGCATCGCACGCCTGTATTTTGTTGCCGTTGCCTTCGCTTATCCGTCTTTCCTCTCTTTGATTCGGTTCTCCGTGGCTTCCGTTCGGACACACTGAACTTTTTCTCCGGCCGGGCGTATCTTTGGTTGCAGAAAGCCCTTCGTGTGCGAAACTTTAGACCGCCCAAGCGCTTTTCTCGAGGAGTTTCGTCCGATGAACCAGCACCGCGCCCTCACCGCCCTTGCCGCCCTCACGCTCCTCGCCGCTATCGGCTGCCGTGTCGAAACCAACAAACACGGCGACAACGAAGACGTGAAGATGGCCACCCCCTTCGGGAACATGCAGGTCAAGACCGACGACAAGGTCGTCGCCGCCGGCGTCGGCCTGCCGCTCTATCCTGGCGCGGTTCCTATCAAGAAAGACGAGAACGGCAAGGGCGACGGCGCGGCGGATGTCAACATGAGCTTCGGCTCCTTTCAGATGCGCATCAAGGCGCTCAGCTTTCACTCCAACGACTCCCCGGAGAAGATTCTCGCTTTTTACCGGCCCGCCCTCGCCAAGTATGGCGACGTCATCCAGTGCGACAACGACCGTCCCGTGGGCACTCCCACGAAGACCTCCCAGGGCCTGACCTGCGACAACAAGAAGTCGAACCACATCACCATCACCGACGATAACTCCGGAAAACATGAGTTGAAGGCAGGCTCCGAGCAGCACCAGCACATCGTCGCCGTCGACAAGGATGGCGACGGCACCAAACTCGGCCTCGTCGCGCTCGACCTTCCCGGCCACATCTCCTTCGGGGATGACAACAAGGACGACGACAAGCAGTAAAGCGCACCCTGCGCGGGCATCGGTCACCCGTTTGCGCAGGGCACCCTTCGGGGAGGAGTGGTAGCCTCAAGACGTATGCCTAGCTTCTGCCACCGCTGTCACGGAGAGCTTCCACCCGTCACCTCCGATGCCACGTTCTGCCCCCACTGCGGCGCTCCACAGCTACGCGTCATCGAAGAAAACGTCGTTGCCCTGCCGGCAACCCCCATCCCATCGACCACCGGAGCCGCTCCTCCGCCCTCCCCCGGCGGACTCCACTGGAACACCATCGTCGCGCTCGCCGCCATCGTGGCCGGTGTGGCGACCGTCATGATGGCCATCGTCTTCCTGCTCCCCGGCGCCTTTCCGATCGCCTGGCTCTGGACCGTCTCCGGAGCCGTCATCGTCCTCGGCCTCTACCAGCGGCGGCACCCCGAAACCCCGCTCAACGCCGGTCTGGGAGCGCGTGTCGGCATCGTCTACGGCCTGCTTGCCATCTCGTCGCTGGCCATCCTCACTGCTGTCTCGGGCGTCGTCGCGCGCTATGGCCTGCACCACATGGGCCCTGTCGACACATGGCTTACCAGCACCATGCACCAGGCCATGGAACAGCAGCTCCAGCAGCTTCAATCCTCGGGTAAGGCCTCTGACCCGGCGCTCTCGCCGGACCAGATGCGCGCCTTCTTCTACTCGCCTGAGGTCCGCGCCGGCCTCTCCCTTGCCATGCTCTCGGTCTCCGCCCTCTTCCTCGTCGGCTTCTCGGCTCTTGGAGGAGCCATCGGCGGCATCCTCCGCACACGCCGCCGCTAAGCCCAAACTGATAGAATCCGAGTCGTCATGAGTGAAAATACGGAAGTCAAAGCCACCCCGAACCTCCGCCTCAAGGGCCGTCTCATGTCCGCCTCCGAGATCGAGCGCACCCTCGTCCGCCTCGCCCACGAGATCGTCGAGCGCAACAACGGCGGCACCAACCTCGGTCTGGTCGGCATCAAGCGCCGCGGCGTGCCGTTGGCCCAGCGCCTCGCGGCTCATATCGCCAAGATCGAGAAGCACCCCGTCGACACCGGCGTCCTTGACATCGCCTTCTACCGCGACGACCTGTCCACCCGCGACATCCGCCCGGTCGTCACCCCCGGGGCCCTCGGCTTCGACGTCAACGGACGCGACATCATCCTGATGGATGACGTGCTCTATACCGGCCGGACGATCCGCGCGGCGCTCGACGC
This window harbors:
- a CDS encoding flavin monoamine oxidase family protein; this translates as MAFTRRDFLTRVGQAGGYSAAFATMQSLGLMPMKAMAAEPIRAESGAGAGTKVVVAGGGIGGLVTAYELKKLGYNVTLLEARTRPGGRNWSAKGGDVVEFVDGTKQNVTWSPGLYQNMGPARLPSVHGTILGYCRELKVPLEVEVNTSRSTMLQNDKVNGGKAYVQRQALNDTRGHVSELLSKAVAGGALDQDLSKEDKQRMVEFLKVYGPLDKTGSYKGSDRSAIKQYPGAGAQDMIVDNDPIPMHTLLDANFWGGILYEEAWDWQATMMQPVGGMAQIPYAFAKALGPVVVYDAPVTEILKSGNGVKVSYTKGGVTHHIDADYCVCAMPLTILNKIKADLDPAHKATVERCAKSYRGSYKIPWEAPRFWEKKYNIYGGLSFLSQGPSPIWYPSANLMSDTGIIVSGYMDESNDGFAALTLEEKFAKSRASVEKLHPGHGAELTKPVFCGWKHIKWNEGSWIGTIPAADYDTITTPDGPIYFAGDHASHVVGWQEGAAASARRAVQMISDKVKAARLAGHANTTINA
- a CDS encoding MerR family transcriptional regulator, translating into MGQKQPIRQATQGSEIPDKLYFRIGDVAKLCEVPAYVLRFWESEFPQLKPNKGGTGQRLYRRRDVEMALKIKKLLYEEGYTIPGARQLLKVEPRGGSAAPQLALAIESAPGGVSVPARDTKRMEKLRKELEELHALLSRPVAAVAPAPVQTIRAPRVRTLSIAPVTPSVPLAPTLGLFDLYPELDLLDTSRDS
- a CDS encoding DUF6600 domain-containing protein, whose protein sequence is MNVLRGFALHRFALVAVVLMGGTTAVARAQDQQPMPQDQQQGQAQDPPDRIARVSFLQGDVSLQPASPNGDAAFAAAEINYTLSVGDRFYTGQNGMGELESDNLALRLGGLTDVTLQSFSQDYVQLGLAQGSMRVRSYSIGQPGSLEIDTSNGAFTVLQAGDVRVSSYPGFGQRPDTTIVTVNAGRVQAVSNGVNTVVESGQVLRIDSTGQDGQAQAQFVQMLPMDTLDQFDQQRDEQRAAAAAEIRDQYVNPGMVGYDDLQTYGDWAPSPDYGQVWYPRAIDAGWSPYHNGHWAYIAPWGYTWVEAEPWGFAPFHYGRWAQFGGRWGWVPGPPVVRPIYSPALVAFVGGGGFSLSVRVGGGGGVAAWFPLGPREPFVPWYRASPGYVNRVNVSNIYNRNTVEVRNVYVNRTTNVYGNNTTNVYVNRDRGMVAVPQQAFVQGRQVRSVQLRVDPRQIQQAQVMTRPPEMGGRPQPAQGLAPARAVPQQQARPHFQGRFQGQGSSQGPGRFQGQGGQRFGQQPVQTPQQPSQTQQPSQTQQPSRPQPAQGRPVGQSQPPVPGGVLQTPTPARIPGGMRPQNPGNSNPDLPPNPVQRPTPQQQPGRTQDGQDLNAPVGGGRNMRQADPGMIRPGTPAAPTQQPQRPTQDQRPQQDRRQEQPQRPVTPVPTPAPAQQQVRPQPAPAAPQPQVRPPQAAAPQPQRQPGPQRQQPPPRPVEHHEEPK
- a CDS encoding zinc ribbon domain-containing protein, encoding MPSFCHRCHGELPPVTSDATFCPHCGAPQLRVIEENVVALPATPIPSTTGAAPPPSPGGLHWNTIVALAAIVAGVATVMMAIVFLLPGAFPIAWLWTVSGAVIVLGLYQRRHPETPLNAGLGARVGIVYGLLAISSLAILTAVSGVVARYGLHHMGPVDTWLTSTMHQAMEQQLQQLQSSGKASDPALSPDQMRAFFYSPEVRAGLSLAMLSVSALFLVGFSALGGAIGGILRTRRR
- the pyrR gene encoding bifunctional pyr operon transcriptional regulator/uracil phosphoribosyltransferase PyrR; this encodes MSENTEVKATPNLRLKGRLMSASEIERTLVRLAHEIVERNNGGTNLGLVGIKRRGVPLAQRLAAHIAKIEKHPVDTGVLDIAFYRDDLSTRDIRPVVTPGALGFDVNGRDIILMDDVLYTGRTIRAALDALFAHGRPKSVQLLVLIDRGHRELPIQATFVGRHIPTSRREIIEVKLNEIDGQEEVLLVELAD